A genomic segment from Legionella micdadei encodes:
- a CDS encoding transcriptional regulator yields MNSKVFSQRFNRELSLLGFPEDLSEKIKAVAKVFGVTRHLANAMIFGHMLPSSEQLDKIAKVLEVCPQWLSGASDRKKAYPGQETADSA; encoded by the coding sequence ATGAACAGTAAAGTATTTTCACAACGATTTAATCGAGAATTGTCTTTATTAGGTTTTCCCGAGGATCTGTCGGAGAAAATTAAAGCGGTTGCCAAAGTCTTTGGTGTTACTCGTCACTTAGCAAATGCAATGATTTTCGGCCACATGCTGCCATCCTCCGAGCAACTTGATAAGATAGCGAAGGTGTTAGAAGTATGTCCTCAGTGGCTCAGCGGGGCTTCTGATAGAAAAAAAGCTTATCCTGGCCAAGAAACCGCCGATAGCGCTTAA
- a CDS encoding RMD1 family protein: MECLSYCIANSIDLSRLDTYFKTSLPGYSSLRTRDVLKINRADTSNTLIFVFKNGTVVSWGVKRHQVKNYLNIINQFADRPVSFLVRDEFSYKIGEKTAIEPHGFFDVDCLTMDDDSDELKLSFSYGFSQSVKLQYFETIIEALIEKYNPMMQSLSSKGHMPISRNKIRQIIGEILGAKSEMNLISNFLYHPKYFWQHPTLEEYYTMLERYLHIQRRVNAINHRLDTLSEIFDMFNGYLETRHSHSLEIIIIVLIAIEIVFDVLNFLF, translated from the coding sequence ATGGAATGCTTAAGTTACTGCATTGCCAACTCAATTGATTTATCGCGCCTTGATACCTATTTTAAAACCAGCTTACCGGGTTATAGTTCACTTAGAACCCGGGATGTTTTGAAAATAAATCGCGCTGATACCAGTAATACACTTATCTTCGTGTTTAAAAATGGTACTGTTGTTTCTTGGGGAGTTAAACGTCATCAAGTTAAGAATTATCTTAACATCATCAATCAATTCGCTGATAGGCCGGTATCTTTTTTAGTAAGAGACGAATTCAGTTATAAAATTGGTGAAAAGACAGCCATAGAACCACATGGCTTTTTTGATGTTGATTGCTTAACCATGGATGATGATAGCGATGAATTAAAACTGAGTTTTTCTTATGGGTTTTCGCAATCAGTAAAATTACAATATTTTGAGACTATTATTGAAGCGCTAATTGAAAAATATAACCCTATGATGCAAAGCCTCTCGAGTAAAGGCCACATGCCCATTAGCCGCAATAAAATTCGACAAATTATAGGTGAAATTTTAGGGGCGAAAAGCGAGATGAATCTTATCAGTAATTTTCTCTACCATCCAAAATATTTCTGGCAACACCCAACACTAGAAGAATACTACACTATGCTCGAACGCTACTTACATATTCAACGTCGAGTTAATGCGATAAATCACCGATTGGATACACTGAGTGAAATCTTTGATATGTTTAACGGCTATCTGGAAACGCGTCACTCCCATAGCTTAGAAATCATTATTATTGTATTAATTGCAATAGAAATTGTTTTTGATGTGCTTAACTTCCTTTTTTAA
- a CDS encoding NCS2 family permease, producing the protein MNNPKSVFVGYSSIKTEIVAGITSFLTMAYIAFVNPTILHEAGMDQGAVFTATCLVTAFACAFTGLLANTPIGIAPAMALNIYFSYSVVLGMGIDWQHALAMVFISGLLFLFVSLTRLRRLLIEAIPHNLQIAILIGISLFIALIALQSNQLIVSDNHTMMRLGDLYRPQTGLFVLGFLLILVLDYYLVPAAIIIGILIISLVGLLVGLTTWKGLVALPPSIQPSFFKLDFTGLSSIPSLKAIFTFFLITVFDATGTLIGLLNPSLFRQQSNYQQRLSRSLTADAVASTLAGLLGSASTSPYIESAAGIQAGGRTGLTALVIGAGFILMLFFFPLAQMIPSYAVGPALLYVACCMMKHLGELQLEDISETAPCMVTIILIPFTSSIADGIGSGILLYSLLKLLTRQRINSLLIILSLVFVLFFLIR; encoded by the coding sequence ATGAACAATCCTAAATCCGTCTTCGTTGGCTACTCTTCAATCAAGACAGAAATTGTCGCTGGTATCACTTCTTTTTTAACTATGGCCTATATTGCCTTTGTCAATCCAACCATTTTGCACGAAGCAGGTATGGATCAAGGCGCAGTTTTCACAGCAACCTGCTTGGTGACCGCTTTTGCCTGTGCATTTACAGGTCTTTTAGCCAATACACCTATTGGGATAGCTCCCGCGATGGCGCTTAATATTTATTTTTCTTATTCCGTTGTGCTAGGTATGGGCATTGATTGGCAACATGCACTTGCAATGGTCTTTATTTCGGGGTTGTTATTCCTCTTCGTTAGTTTAACTAGGTTAAGACGATTATTAATTGAAGCGATTCCTCATAATTTACAAATCGCCATTCTAATAGGGATTAGCCTATTTATTGCCTTGATTGCCTTACAATCCAATCAATTGATTGTTAGCGATAACCACACCATGATGCGCTTAGGGGACCTCTATCGTCCGCAAACTGGCTTATTTGTTTTAGGATTTTTATTGATCTTAGTGCTTGACTATTATCTTGTGCCTGCGGCCATTATTATAGGAATTCTGATTATCAGCTTAGTAGGGTTATTAGTGGGATTAACCACTTGGAAAGGTTTGGTCGCCTTGCCCCCCTCTATACAGCCAAGTTTTTTTAAACTCGATTTTACTGGTCTTTCGAGTATACCTTCATTAAAGGCAATTTTTACTTTTTTCTTAATTACCGTTTTCGATGCTACTGGCACTCTTATAGGATTACTTAATCCATCACTTTTTAGACAACAATCTAACTATCAGCAGCGTTTGAGTCGAAGCTTAACAGCCGATGCAGTTGCTTCGACTCTAGCAGGTCTTTTAGGCTCAGCAAGTACTTCTCCTTATATTGAATCAGCAGCAGGAATTCAAGCCGGTGGGCGCACTGGCTTAACTGCATTAGTTATCGGGGCGGGGTTCATTTTGATGCTTTTCTTCTTTCCTCTAGCGCAAATGATTCCCAGCTATGCTGTGGGTCCTGCTTTGCTCTATGTTGCTTGCTGTATGATGAAGCATTTAGGTGAGTTACAGCTAGAAGACATCAGTGAAACAGCTCCTTGTATGGTCACCATCATACTCATTCCTTTTACTTCTTCTATTGCTGACGGGATAGGCAGCGGGATTCTTCTTTATAGTTTACTTAAATTATTAACTCGCCAACGAATTAACTCGCTGCTAATCATACTAAGCCTAGTATTCGTTTTGTTTTTCCTAATCCGGTAA
- a CDS encoding GNAT family N-acetyltransferase → MFIYNNQLNQEQLHAVNQLASLCREVDRSIPPLYPHILEQKRLNDSNVLYFQDGTLLGFLSVYFFYADACEVSVLVEPSHRRQGIAKQLLQTVMPLLIAKQMNTLIFSTPEAVNDGWLSELGFKYHHSEYQMQRQSYEPILITKQTLIVRKATEKDIPALCHIDEHCFPEEDEDMPARFNILLNENNYTILLASHQGKGVAKAHIRWQADGSAILSDIAVLPNHQRQGLGSELLSYCINHALSLGTTKLILDVETTNENALNLYTRHGFKTINATDFWSIPTENMRTFLGVSKRINK, encoded by the coding sequence ATGTTCATATACAACAATCAGTTAAACCAAGAACAATTGCATGCTGTTAACCAGCTCGCTTCTTTATGTAGAGAAGTCGATAGGAGCATACCTCCGCTATACCCGCACATCCTTGAACAAAAGAGACTGAATGACAGTAATGTACTTTACTTTCAAGACGGCACTCTTTTGGGCTTTTTAAGTGTTTATTTCTTTTATGCCGATGCCTGCGAGGTCAGTGTTCTAGTAGAACCGTCTCATCGCCGTCAGGGTATAGCCAAGCAGTTATTGCAAACCGTCATGCCGTTGCTCATAGCAAAACAAATGAATACTTTGATTTTTTCCACACCGGAAGCAGTCAATGATGGATGGCTCTCAGAACTAGGTTTTAAGTATCACCATAGCGAATATCAAATGCAGCGCCAGAGCTACGAACCTATTTTGATAACCAAGCAAACACTCATTGTTCGCAAAGCTACAGAAAAAGATATCCCTGCCCTGTGCCATATCGACGAGCACTGTTTTCCTGAAGAAGATGAGGATATGCCAGCGCGATTTAATATTCTACTTAATGAGAATAACTACACTATCCTTCTTGCTTCCCACCAAGGAAAAGGTGTTGCCAAAGCACATATCCGTTGGCAGGCTGATGGCAGTGCCATCTTGTCGGATATTGCCGTGCTCCCAAATCATCAGCGACAAGGATTAGGGAGTGAATTATTATCTTATTGCATTAATCATGCTTTATCATTAGGTACAACAAAGCTCATACTGGATGTCGAAACGACAAATGAAAATGCGCTTAACCTTTATACACGTCACGGGTTTAAGACGATCAATGCGACAGATTTTTGGTCTATTCCCACTGAAAATATGCGTACATTTCTAGGCGTTTCAAAACGAATAAACAAATAG
- a CDS encoding beta-ketoacyl-[acyl-carrier-protein] synthase family protein codes for MKKRVVITGMEIVSSIGNGLESFWQAAINGQCGIKRVESYDATPYPTQIGGEITNLSLAHLPEFDKSKRYPRVAQYALYCAHHAIERAGLTATELANTATYIGTSLGGTPELESAYESFFKESWKKIPALSVIRGMPNSVANHIAIAFGLGGPNSTISNACVSSAEAIGNAYHQIAYGKLTTALCGGTESLLWETLMAAWCKLRVMSTQNENPQMACRPFDKNRDGMVMADGAGILILEELQQAKARGAKIYAEIIGYGASCDAYHVTAPTVQGQVRAIHAALDDAKLAVSDVQYINAHGTGTQLNDITETETIKTIFGKRAYEIPITAQKAMTGHAIGAAGAMEIIATTLCLQNDMLLPTINLYDPDPACDLDYVANHARPQQVDIALSNHFAFGGANAALLLRRM; via the coding sequence ATGAAGAAACGGGTTGTAATAACTGGGATGGAAATAGTTTCCTCCATCGGCAACGGGCTTGAGTCTTTCTGGCAAGCAGCTATAAACGGGCAATGCGGTATCAAACGTGTTGAAAGTTACGACGCAACACCCTATCCTACTCAAATTGGCGGGGAGATTACTAATTTATCACTTGCCCATCTTCCTGAGTTTGATAAAAGTAAACGCTATCCTCGAGTTGCGCAATACGCGCTTTACTGCGCGCATCACGCCATTGAACGCGCTGGCTTAACTGCTACCGAATTGGCTAATACCGCCACATACATAGGGACAAGTTTAGGAGGAACACCTGAACTCGAATCCGCTTATGAATCTTTCTTTAAAGAAAGCTGGAAGAAAATCCCTGCTTTAAGCGTCATTCGCGGCATGCCTAATTCCGTTGCAAATCATATTGCTATTGCTTTTGGTTTAGGAGGCCCTAATTCCACCATTTCGAACGCTTGCGTATCCTCAGCTGAAGCAATAGGTAATGCCTATCATCAAATCGCTTACGGCAAACTAACAACCGCTTTATGTGGCGGGACCGAATCACTGCTTTGGGAAACCTTGATGGCTGCTTGGTGCAAGCTGCGTGTGATGTCTACCCAAAATGAGAATCCTCAAATGGCCTGCCGGCCGTTCGATAAAAACCGCGACGGCATGGTCATGGCCGATGGAGCAGGTATTTTGATCCTTGAAGAGCTGCAACAAGCCAAAGCCAGAGGCGCTAAAATTTATGCTGAAATCATTGGCTATGGCGCTAGTTGCGATGCATATCATGTTACTGCACCTACGGTTCAAGGTCAGGTACGTGCTATCCATGCTGCTTTAGACGATGCTAAACTCGCTGTTAGCGACGTCCAGTACATAAACGCCCATGGTACAGGTACCCAATTAAACGACATCACTGAAACTGAAACAATCAAAACCATCTTTGGCAAACGCGCCTATGAAATACCCATTACAGCACAAAAGGCCATGACCGGACATGCCATTGGGGCTGCTGGCGCTATGGAAATTATTGCCACCACATTATGTCTGCAAAACGACATGTTATTGCCCACCATCAATTTGTATGATCCAGACCCCGCGTGCGACCTGGATTACGTAGCGAACCATGCCCGACCACAGCAGGTCGACATCGCATTATCAAACCATTTTGCGTTTGGCGGTGCAAATGCAGCACTACTATTGCGCCGAATGTAG
- the lpxD gene encoding UDP-3-O-(3-hydroxymyristoyl)glucosamine N-acyltransferase, which yields MNASLFEIANLVQGLVVGDEKIVISALSPIDNIVAGALVFADGSENLQLAERSQAAAILVCTNINSDIKPVIQVANPFKAFIQLLNHFFPSKKPVPGVHPTATIADDVILGKNVSIGPYVVIESGSQIGDNCVIKSHVSIGAEVNIGPNTTLHPHVTIYERTQIGARVCIHASSVIGSDGFGYTLVDDQHMKVPHVGNVIIEDDVEIGANTTIDRATLGATVIGAGTKIDNLVQIAHSVKLGKHNILCAFTGIAGSTTSGDHVIFAANVGVSDHVRIDDGVILGARTGVPPKKHLKQGNIYLGSPARPKEKAIEQELSVTRIPIMRKNLKALSEKVDELSKHLAQCEAEK from the coding sequence ATGAATGCTTCGCTGTTTGAAATAGCTAATTTAGTGCAAGGGTTGGTTGTGGGCGATGAGAAGATCGTTATTTCAGCGCTTTCCCCCATTGATAATATTGTTGCTGGCGCTTTGGTGTTTGCCGATGGCAGCGAGAATTTGCAGTTAGCAGAGCGCTCTCAAGCTGCGGCCATTTTAGTCTGTACAAATATAAACAGCGACATCAAGCCAGTCATCCAAGTTGCAAACCCTTTTAAAGCATTTATTCAATTGCTCAATCATTTTTTCCCCAGTAAAAAACCGGTTCCAGGTGTACACCCCACAGCTACTATTGCTGATGATGTTATTCTAGGAAAAAATGTTTCGATCGGTCCTTATGTCGTCATTGAATCCGGCAGCCAAATTGGGGATAACTGCGTGATTAAGAGCCATGTAAGCATCGGCGCTGAAGTCAATATCGGCCCGAATACCACATTGCATCCTCATGTGACAATTTACGAACGGACTCAAATCGGAGCAAGAGTTTGTATTCATGCCTCATCAGTTATCGGCTCTGATGGCTTCGGCTATACTCTAGTGGATGACCAGCATATGAAAGTCCCTCATGTTGGAAATGTAATTATTGAGGACGATGTAGAAATAGGCGCAAACACAACGATTGATAGAGCCACCCTAGGTGCAACAGTCATCGGTGCAGGTACCAAAATTGACAACTTAGTACAAATTGCTCATTCGGTAAAATTAGGTAAACACAATATTCTCTGTGCTTTTACAGGTATCGCAGGCAGCACCACCAGTGGTGACCATGTTATTTTTGCAGCCAATGTAGGAGTAAGTGACCACGTGCGTATTGACGATGGGGTGATATTAGGGGCACGAACTGGCGTCCCCCCAAAAAAACACCTAAAACAAGGGAATATTTATTTGGGTAGCCCAGCTCGTCCCAAAGAAAAAGCGATTGAGCAAGAGTTATCAGTAACAAGAATTCCTATTATGCGCAAAAATTTAAAAGCATTGAGCGAAAAAGTCGATGAGTTAAGCAAACATTTAGCGCAATGCGAGGCCGAAAAATAA
- the polA gene encoding DNA polymerase I, with the protein MSCPLILIDGSSYFFRAFHALPPLTNSKGQPTGAVYGVANMVKKIIKDYKPEQIAVVFDSKGKTFRDEWYPEYKAHRPPMPNDLQSQFKPLLDLLEAMGLPILIVEGVEADDVIGTLAHSATEQKQTVLISTSDKDMAQLVNEHVTLINTMTNQTLDTVGVTEKFGVHPSQIVDYLALIGDSIDNVPGVPKCGPKTAMKWLQEYQSLDNLIVNSHAITGKIGDYLRASIPHLPLSKKLVTIKTDVELPLTLADLKPKEPNREMLLALLRELEFRNWLKELLEQQSSQEETTPSNMIEKIDFTVINTETQLTDWIGKLKSSPMFCINVETTSNNVMEAEIVGIALAIEEGKPAYLPLAHKDGSEQLSRDKTLFSLKPLLENEKIGKIGQNIKYDYNVFKRYGIHVKGILSDPMLESYVLNSNASRHDMDSLSLKYLGHKPLSNEDILGKGTKQLSFDAVPVMKAALYAAEFVDLALKLHHKLYSMLDDRLRTVLNSIEIPLLTVLADMEYDGVLVDQATLAKHGERLKERMAALEEEALCLAGKPFNLNSPKQLQEILFDTLKIPVLTKTPTGQPSTAEAVLQELAFDFRLPAVILEYRGLSKLISTYIDALPKTINPQTQRVHTSYNQAVAATGRLSSSDPNLQNIPIRSEEGRLIRKAFVAPADHFLLAADYSQIELRIMAHLSQDANLLQAFINNWDIHAATASEIFQVPLMEVTGEQRRRAKAVNFGLIYGMSSFGLAKRLGIERQDAQYYMDRYFQRYPGVLDYMERTRKQAHQQGYVETLFGRRLYLPEINTQNLMRQKAAERAAINAPMQGTAADIIKKAMIALAQWQSTQEKPLVKMIMQVHDELIFEVHETAVDAAKETIRNLMEHTVQLSVPLSVSIGVGRDWDEAH; encoded by the coding sequence ATGTCTTGCCCTTTGATTCTGATTGATGGTTCTTCTTATTTTTTTCGTGCTTTTCATGCACTCCCTCCATTAACCAACTCTAAAGGACAGCCTACCGGGGCTGTCTATGGAGTGGCCAATATGGTTAAAAAAATAATTAAGGATTATAAACCAGAACAAATCGCGGTGGTCTTTGACAGCAAAGGCAAAACCTTCAGAGACGAATGGTATCCTGAATACAAAGCCCATCGCCCGCCCATGCCAAACGATCTCCAAAGTCAATTTAAGCCTTTGCTCGACTTGCTCGAAGCGATGGGGTTGCCAATACTTATCGTTGAAGGGGTAGAAGCGGATGATGTTATTGGGACACTGGCACATTCCGCAACAGAACAAAAGCAGACAGTATTAATTTCTACTAGCGACAAAGACATGGCTCAACTTGTTAATGAGCATGTAACCCTGATCAATACGATGACTAATCAAACCCTCGATACGGTGGGGGTTACAGAAAAATTCGGCGTTCATCCTTCACAAATAGTCGATTATTTAGCTTTAATCGGTGACAGTATTGATAATGTGCCTGGGGTACCTAAATGTGGGCCCAAAACAGCGATGAAATGGCTGCAAGAATATCAATCTTTAGACAATTTAATCGTAAATTCCCATGCAATAACAGGTAAAATCGGCGACTATTTGCGCGCAAGTATCCCACATTTACCTTTATCAAAAAAATTGGTCACAATCAAAACAGATGTTGAATTACCATTGACTTTAGCCGACCTAAAACCAAAAGAACCTAACCGTGAAATGTTACTTGCATTACTACGTGAATTGGAATTCAGAAACTGGTTAAAAGAATTGCTAGAGCAGCAGTCTTCCCAAGAGGAAACAACTCCCAGCAATATGATTGAAAAGATCGACTTCACGGTGATTAACACTGAAACTCAGCTCACCGATTGGATAGGGAAACTAAAATCAAGCCCTATGTTTTGTATTAATGTCGAAACGACAAGTAATAATGTCATGGAGGCTGAAATTGTTGGTATCGCCTTAGCAATCGAGGAAGGTAAACCTGCTTATCTGCCTCTGGCCCACAAAGACGGTAGTGAACAATTATCCCGAGATAAGACTTTATTTAGCTTAAAACCCCTTCTTGAAAACGAAAAAATTGGCAAAATTGGTCAGAATATAAAATACGATTACAATGTATTTAAGCGTTATGGCATTCATGTTAAAGGCATTCTGTCTGATCCGATGCTGGAATCTTATGTCTTGAATTCAAATGCAAGCCGCCACGACATGGACTCCCTGTCATTAAAGTACCTGGGACATAAGCCTCTTAGTAATGAAGACATTCTTGGAAAGGGGACAAAACAATTGTCTTTTGATGCAGTTCCAGTTATGAAAGCTGCACTCTATGCCGCCGAATTTGTCGATCTTGCTTTAAAATTACACCATAAACTTTATTCGATGCTTGACGACAGGTTAAGGACGGTACTGAATTCGATTGAAATCCCTTTACTTACTGTGTTAGCCGATATGGAGTATGATGGAGTACTCGTTGATCAGGCGACTTTAGCGAAGCATGGGGAACGATTAAAAGAGCGCATGGCTGCGCTCGAAGAAGAAGCGTTGTGTTTAGCTGGTAAGCCTTTTAACCTTAATTCACCTAAACAACTTCAGGAAATTTTGTTTGACACATTAAAAATTCCTGTCTTAACAAAAACACCTACAGGACAACCCTCAACCGCAGAGGCAGTGCTACAGGAACTCGCTTTTGACTTCCGCTTACCTGCAGTGATTCTTGAGTATCGGGGTCTCAGTAAGCTGATATCCACCTATATTGACGCTTTACCTAAAACCATTAATCCCCAAACTCAACGCGTGCATACCTCCTACAATCAGGCCGTTGCTGCTACGGGGCGATTATCTTCAAGTGATCCTAATTTACAAAATATTCCTATTCGTAGTGAAGAAGGCCGGCTTATTCGTAAAGCCTTTGTTGCCCCAGCAGATCATTTTTTATTGGCCGCCGATTATTCACAGATTGAATTGCGCATTATGGCGCATCTCTCTCAAGATGCAAATCTGTTGCAGGCCTTTATCAACAACTGGGATATTCATGCGGCCACAGCCAGTGAAATCTTCCAAGTCCCTTTAATGGAAGTAACCGGTGAACAACGTCGTCGCGCCAAGGCGGTCAATTTTGGTTTAATTTATGGTATGTCTTCCTTTGGGTTGGCAAAACGACTTGGTATAGAACGCCAAGATGCCCAGTATTACATGGATCGTTATTTCCAACGTTACCCAGGTGTCCTTGATTACATGGAGCGCACGCGCAAACAAGCTCATCAGCAAGGCTATGTTGAAACGCTTTTTGGTCGCCGCCTTTATCTTCCTGAAATAAATACGCAAAATTTAATGCGACAAAAAGCAGCAGAGCGTGCCGCAATCAATGCACCCATGCAAGGTACCGCCGCTGATATTATTAAGAAAGCAATGATAGCGTTAGCCCAATGGCAATCCACACAAGAAAAACCTCTTGTAAAAATGATTATGCAGGTTCATGATGAATTAATCTTCGAAGTACATGAAACTGCAGTAGACGCAGCAAAAGAGACAATACGTAATTTAATGGAGCACACCGTACAATTGTCTGTACCTTTATCAGTATCCATCGGCGTTGGGCGTGATTGGGACGAAGCACATTAA
- a CDS encoding M13 family metallopeptidase, with the protein MRYILATFTAILSFSSLAVNVPITNDGNNNNPVEALHLDWLDTSASPTTDFFAYANGTWQKKNPIPPEYATWGSFNILQEKVQDRIHQMLIAAANNKNAAPGSIEQKVGDFYFSGMDEESINKLGIEPLLSEFQRIAAINNLADLQQVITHLQLIGVDALFSFGSMQDFKNSQEMIGAAGQGGLGLPDRDYYLKEDKKFQQIRAAYVQHIGKMFELLGDKPDQATKEAATVMNIETILAKASMSQIEQRDPNAVYHMMDLQQLEQVTPNFSWSQYLSALGQPSIKHINLTTPEFFKVMNTQLQAIPLADWKTYLRWHLIDAFASYLSKPFVDQNFKMVSALTGTKKLLPRWKRVVNTENGALGFAIGKLYVEKYFPPASKQAALEILHDIRQALKQDLQTLSWMTPETRQAALKKLALMEDRVGYPDKWWDYSTLKVDRGPYVLNVIRANEFLNKRDLNKIGKPVDRSEWAMPPQTINAYYDPSMNNLNIPAGILQPPFFDPSAPAAVNYGAIGFVMGHEMTHGFDDQGAKFDGHGNLKNWWTEADLKKFQAATNCIVEQFSKYKVDGDLPVQGKLVVGEATADLGGLTLAYHAFHNSKYYKEAKTINSITPDQQFFLGTAHVWASNIRPEQVRNLVTTDPHPPMIYRVNGTLSNMPQFQAAFSVPDKSIMVNATRCVIW; encoded by the coding sequence ATGCGATATATTCTTGCTACTTTTACAGCGATTTTAAGCTTTTCTTCCTTAGCAGTGAATGTACCAATTACCAATGATGGAAATAACAATAATCCAGTGGAAGCCCTGCATTTAGATTGGCTCGACACCTCTGCCTCACCAACAACTGATTTTTTTGCCTATGCCAATGGTACCTGGCAAAAGAAAAACCCCATTCCACCTGAATACGCAACCTGGGGCAGTTTTAATATTTTGCAGGAAAAAGTGCAAGATAGGATTCACCAAATGCTTATTGCAGCAGCCAATAATAAAAATGCAGCGCCAGGGAGTATCGAGCAAAAAGTAGGTGATTTTTATTTTAGCGGCATGGATGAAGAATCCATTAATAAACTTGGCATCGAACCCTTATTATCTGAATTTCAGCGCATTGCGGCAATCAACAATTTAGCTGATTTGCAACAGGTTATTACTCATCTACAACTCATTGGCGTTGACGCACTTTTTAGTTTCGGCAGCATGCAGGATTTTAAAAATAGCCAAGAAATGATTGGCGCTGCTGGGCAAGGCGGACTAGGTTTGCCTGATCGTGATTATTACCTCAAAGAAGATAAGAAGTTCCAACAAATTCGTGCGGCTTATGTTCAGCATATTGGCAAGATGTTTGAATTGCTTGGCGATAAGCCAGACCAAGCAACAAAAGAAGCCGCAACAGTCATGAATATAGAAACCATTTTAGCTAAAGCGTCCATGTCACAAATAGAGCAACGTGACCCAAACGCTGTCTATCATATGATGGATTTACAACAACTTGAACAAGTGACTCCCAACTTTTCTTGGTCTCAATACCTCAGCGCTCTCGGCCAACCGTCAATTAAGCACATCAATTTAACAACGCCTGAGTTTTTTAAAGTAATGAATACACAGTTACAAGCAATTCCTCTTGCGGACTGGAAAACTTACTTACGTTGGCATTTGATTGACGCATTCGCCTCCTATTTATCCAAACCTTTTGTCGACCAGAATTTTAAAATGGTTTCTGCCCTAACCGGTACTAAGAAATTATTGCCACGATGGAAGCGAGTCGTTAACACTGAAAATGGTGCTCTTGGTTTTGCAATTGGTAAACTGTATGTCGAAAAATATTTCCCCCCTGCATCCAAACAAGCAGCCCTTGAGATACTGCACGATATCCGACAAGCGCTAAAACAAGATCTGCAAACACTTAGCTGGATGACGCCGGAAACAAGGCAAGCAGCCTTGAAAAAATTAGCACTGATGGAGGATCGTGTTGGCTATCCTGATAAGTGGTGGGATTACTCAACATTAAAAGTTGATCGAGGCCCCTATGTACTTAACGTCATTCGTGCAAATGAATTTTTAAACAAGCGTGATCTCAATAAAATTGGCAAGCCTGTTGATCGCAGCGAATGGGCAATGCCACCACAAACCATCAATGCCTATTACGATCCTTCCATGAACAATCTCAATATTCCAGCAGGCATATTGCAACCCCCCTTTTTCGATCCCAGCGCACCTGCCGCAGTCAATTATGGTGCCATCGGTTTTGTAATGGGGCATGAAATGACGCATGGCTTTGATGACCAAGGCGCAAAATTTGACGGTCATGGGAACTTAAAAAATTGGTGGACTGAGGCTGATTTGAAAAAATTCCAAGCTGCAACCAATTGCATTGTAGAACAATTTTCTAAATATAAAGTAGACGGCGATTTACCCGTGCAAGGAAAATTAGTTGTCGGAGAAGCAACAGCAGATTTAGGCGGCTTAACTCTAGCCTACCATGCGTTTCACAATTCTAAATACTATAAAGAAGCAAAAACAATTAATTCCATTACGCCAGATCAGCAATTTTTCTTAGGCACGGCGCATGTCTGGGCATCCAATATTCGTCCGGAGCAAGTGCGCAATTTAGTGACCACTGATCCACACCCACCCATGATCTATCGAGTAAATGGTACTCTGTCCAATATGCCACAATTCCAAGCTGCCTTCTCAGTCCCAGATAAAAGCATAATGGTTAATGCAACCCGCTGTGTTATCTGGTAA
- the panD gene encoding aspartate 1-decarboxylase, translating to MLYRKMLKSKIHRARVTHADLDYEGSITLSPELLKAANILPNEAVNIWNVTAGTRFETYAITGEKGSSHVCINGAAAHLVTPGDIIIIASFVQLLEEHCASHTPTVIFVDELNRLREIRSEIPAQLIMES from the coding sequence ATGTTGTACAGAAAAATGTTAAAGTCAAAAATTCATCGAGCTCGCGTCACACATGCTGATTTAGATTACGAAGGAAGCATCACCCTTTCACCCGAATTGCTTAAGGCAGCTAACATTTTACCCAATGAAGCAGTAAATATATGGAATGTTACCGCGGGAACGCGTTTTGAAACTTACGCGATTACTGGGGAGAAAGGTTCGTCTCATGTGTGTATTAATGGCGCTGCAGCCCATTTGGTCACTCCTGGAGATATAATCATCATTGCTTCTTTCGTCCAGCTTCTAGAAGAGCACTGTGCCAGTCATACACCCACGGTTATTTTTGTGGATGAATTGAATCGACTAAGAGAAATTCGCTCGGAAATTCCTGCCCAACTCATTATGGAGAGCTAA